From Hippea alviniae EP5-r, one genomic window encodes:
- a CDS encoding ABC transporter ATP-binding protein, translating to MSEKLLIVEDLVVSYGSIEAVKGISFHVNKGELITILGANGAGKTTTLRTISGLIKAKSGSIRYKNIELTSLPAHKIVGLGISQSPEGRRVFGTLTVEENLLLGAYTKPKPNTATLEWIYELFPRLKERKTQLAGTLSGGEQQMLAIGRALMAEPEMLLLDEPSLGLAPVLVKAIFETIKQIKQNGVTILLVEQNAKAALKLADRAYVLEVGKIVMEGTSEELMNSPKIQEAYLGKKKEN from the coding sequence ATGAGCGAAAAATTACTAATCGTTGAAGACCTTGTCGTCTCATACGGAAGCATTGAAGCCGTAAAGGGTATATCCTTCCATGTCAATAAGGGAGAGTTAATCACAATCTTAGGTGCAAATGGTGCAGGAAAAACAACAACACTAAGAACCATAAGCGGCCTTATAAAGGCAAAATCCGGCAGCATAAGATACAAAAACATTGAGCTTACAAGCCTTCCTGCACATAAGATTGTTGGACTTGGAATAAGCCAATCCCCCGAAGGAAGAAGGGTTTTTGGCACATTGACAGTCGAAGAGAACCTCCTGCTTGGAGCATACACAAAACCAAAGCCCAACACAGCAACCTTAGAGTGGATTTATGAGCTGTTTCCACGATTAAAGGAGAGAAAAACACAGCTTGCCGGAACACTATCCGGTGGTGAACAGCAGATGCTCGCAATCGGAAGGGCTTTGATGGCAGAACCTGAGATGCTACTTTTGGATGAGCCAAGCTTGGGATTAGCACCTGTGCTTGTTAAAGCCATATTCGAAACAATAAAACAGATAAAACAAAACGGCGTTACGATTCTCCTTGTTGAGCAGAATGCAAAGGCGGCTTTAAAGCTCGCAGATAGAGCCTATGTCTTAGAAGTTGGCAAAATCGTCATGGAAGGCACATCCGAAGAGTTGATGAACTCACCAAAGATTCAAGAAGCCTATCTTGGCAAGAAGAAAGAGAATTAA
- a CDS encoding ABC transporter ATP-binding protein has translation MALLELQQITKIFGGLVAVDSLSLSIDKGMIYGIIGPNGAGKTTVFNCITGVYKPEKGKIIFNGKDITGLSPHRIANMGIVRTFQTIRLFGDMSVAENIMSGRHFRSRQKWWHGIIHTPFYYKDEKENWLKVKEYMDLFGLTHLAKMPAGSQPYGIQRKIEMARALATEPELLILDEPAAGLNDKERLELVGTIKKIRDMGVTILLIEHNMDLVMSITEYISVLNFGKKIAEGKPEEIQNNPKVIEAYLGKEEEE, from the coding sequence ATGGCACTATTAGAATTACAACAGATAACGAAGATATTTGGTGGTCTTGTTGCTGTTGACTCGCTGAGTCTCTCTATAGACAAAGGAATGATTTACGGCATAATAGGGCCAAACGGAGCGGGAAAAACCACTGTGTTCAACTGTATAACAGGCGTTTACAAACCAGAAAAGGGCAAAATCATATTCAACGGCAAAGACATTACGGGTCTGTCGCCGCACAGAATAGCCAATATGGGAATAGTAAGAACCTTCCAGACAATAAGGCTCTTTGGTGATATGAGTGTTGCAGAAAACATCATGTCTGGAAGACACTTCAGAAGCAGACAGAAGTGGTGGCATGGCATAATCCATACACCTTTCTACTATAAGGACGAAAAGGAGAACTGGCTAAAGGTAAAAGAGTATATGGATCTATTCGGACTTACCCACCTTGCCAAAATGCCAGCAGGCAGCCAACCTTACGGTATTCAGAGAAAGATAGAGATGGCAAGGGCATTGGCGACAGAACCAGAGCTTTTGATACTGGATGAGCCTGCAGCAGGACTAAACGACAAAGAGAGACTCGAGCTTGTTGGGACGATTAAAAAAATTAGAGACATGGGTGTCACTATCCTTCTGATCGAGCACAACATGGACCTTGTTATGAGCATCACAGAATACATTAGCGTTCTCAACTTTGGTAAGAAAATAGCAGAAGGCAAACCCGAAGAGATACAAAACAATCCAAAAGTTATCGAAGCCTACTTAGGTAAAGAGGAAGAAGAATGA
- a CDS encoding branched-chain amino acid ABC transporter permease has protein sequence MDTKKTLSYGIFLLILAALPFGLNSNWVSVMTTFLIYSTVALSQDIVLGRAGMFDMGHAIFFGLGAYATAILNMQFGWPILATIPIAIILPTIASVLLAAPIIHLRGDYLLVTTIGFNIVFTQALKNNVFGVTGGPNGIFGVEPLKIFGFTFASQNSVYFLALFILILTLIIIHNLETSKPGRALHYLNLDSLASECIGINTKFYRLYSFALSAAIAGLAGVVFTLQFSAVSPDAFNFIQSVLFFTIVLVGGPSSIPGVLLGTFFMFVVPEIFRQFAEARYLVFGIAMILIMIFRPKGIWPVKFGRIPNFLTKEQ, from the coding sequence ATGGATACAAAAAAAACGCTTTCCTACGGAATTTTTCTTCTTATTCTTGCAGCTTTACCTTTTGGTTTAAACTCCAACTGGGTCTCTGTAATGACAACTTTTCTTATATATTCAACAGTTGCTTTAAGTCAAGACATAGTCTTAGGTAGGGCAGGCATGTTTGATATGGGTCATGCCATATTCTTTGGACTTGGAGCTTATGCAACTGCTATCTTGAATATGCAATTTGGATGGCCTATTTTAGCTACAATTCCTATAGCTATAATACTGCCAACTATAGCGAGTGTTCTTTTGGCTGCACCTATAATTCACTTGCGCGGCGATTATCTGCTTGTCACGACAATAGGTTTCAACATAGTTTTTACCCAAGCTTTAAAAAATAATGTGTTTGGCGTAACAGGTGGTCCAAATGGTATATTCGGTGTAGAACCGTTAAAAATATTTGGTTTCACATTTGCTTCCCAAAACTCAGTATACTTTCTTGCCTTATTTATATTGATACTTACCCTAATTATCATCCATAACCTTGAGACGAGTAAACCGGGAAGGGCTTTACATTACTTAAATCTTGACTCTTTGGCAAGCGAATGCATAGGTATCAATACAAAGTTTTACAGACTCTACTCATTTGCTCTAAGTGCGGCAATTGCAGGATTGGCAGGTGTTGTATTTACACTTCAATTCTCAGCGGTTAGCCCAGATGCATTTAACTTCATCCAATCAGTCTTATTCTTTACCATAGTTTTAGTGGGTGGACCATCTTCAATTCCAGGCGTTCTTCTCGGAACTTTCTTTATGTTTGTTGTTCCTGAGATATTCAGACAGTTCGCAGAAGCACGATACCTTGTATTCGGTATCGCAATGATACTTATTATGATATTTAGACCTAAGGGCATCTGGCCTGTAAAATTCGGAAGAATCCCAAATTTCTTAACCAAGGAACAGTAA
- a CDS encoding branched-chain amino acid ABC transporter permease — MEIFLQQLVNGLTIGSIYALVALGYTMVYGVLKLINFAHGDLVALSAYIGLVIMMQLAGALSPAALIIITFLATMVIIAIAGVILERTAYRPLRKAPRLSAVVSALGASLVIENGIMLIWGPMPRIYPASIVPNVNYDLHGVYISLMQILVLVISFVLMIGLYFFVNKTKLGTAMRACAIDQDAARLMGIDVNRVIVTTFIIGSALGAVGGLFIGMYYRGITFNMGWIYGLNAFVAAIIGGIGNIPGAMLGGMLLGIFNALIAGYLSSSWAMALTYVLLIVIMIIRPTGILGERVAEKV, encoded by the coding sequence ATGGAAATCTTCCTTCAGCAGCTTGTAAACGGTTTAACAATCGGAAGCATTTACGCCCTTGTGGCATTAGGTTATACAATGGTCTACGGCGTACTTAAGCTCATCAACTTTGCACACGGAGACCTTGTTGCCCTAAGTGCTTACATAGGACTTGTAATAATGATGCAATTAGCAGGAGCTTTGTCTCCTGCTGCTTTAATCATTATTACATTTCTTGCAACTATGGTTATTATAGCTATAGCAGGTGTAATACTTGAAAGAACTGCATATAGACCTTTAAGAAAAGCACCACGATTAAGTGCTGTTGTTTCTGCGTTGGGTGCATCTCTTGTTATAGAAAATGGCATAATGCTTATCTGGGGACCAATGCCAAGAATATATCCCGCTAGTATTGTTCCAAATGTAAATTATGATTTACACGGTGTCTACATAAGTTTAATGCAAATACTGGTTTTAGTAATCTCTTTTGTCCTAATGATTGGACTCTACTTCTTTGTTAACAAAACCAAGCTTGGTACAGCTATGAGAGCCTGTGCTATAGACCAAGATGCAGCAAGGTTGATGGGCATTGATGTAAACCGCGTTATAGTCACAACATTCATCATAGGTTCAGCTTTAGGTGCTGTTGGTGGTCTTTTTATAGGCATGTATTACCGTGGCATTACATTCAATATGGGATGGATTTACGGCCTTAATGCATTCGTTGCCGCAATAATTGGTGGAATCGGAAATATACCCGGTGCAATGCTGGGTGGTATGTTGCTCGGAATATTCAACGCCCTTATAGCAGGATATCTATCCAGTAGTTGGGCTATGGCTTTAACATATGTCCTTCTGATAGTGATAATGATTATTAGGCCTACAGGAATCCTCGGAGAGAGAGTGGCGGAGAAAGTATGA
- a CDS encoding branched-chain amino acid ABC transporter substrate-binding protein: MKRKGLVALVALLVTVLFGFSAMAEGVIKIGVQAPITGKFASEGQSIDKAVRLIVKQVNAKGGILGKKLEVITCDDEGKAVKAAICARKLVDAGVIAVIGSYTSTCAEAAEPIYYRAGVLQTSDGTSDTLVKHGYWTFFRNSSPNSAEAKFTAEFFLKKQHYKRIALISDYSTFSVNLTNAVAKDIKKLGGNIVYQGKIVSGSQNFTPILTKIKSYHPDVIYFGGYYTDGGLIRAQMVQLGIKADFVGGDSNDNPEFLKLAGKAAVGAYLINVPLPNMLPYPAAKEFLKAYRETYHENPASIWTLFNVDGLRVILYAIQQTKSLDTKKIAHYLHYELKDFPGITGPISFAPNGERIGSAYMAYQIGPDLKYHIVYKEK, from the coding sequence ATGAAGCGCAAGGGTTTGGTTGCACTGGTGGCGCTTTTGGTTACGGTTCTTTTTGGCTTTTCTGCGATGGCAGAAGGCGTCATCAAAATCGGTGTTCAGGCTCCTATCACAGGTAAGTTTGCAAGTGAAGGTCAGTCCATCGACAAAGCTGTAAGATTAATCGTTAAACAGGTTAACGCAAAAGGTGGCATTTTGGGAAAAAAACTCGAAGTCATTACATGTGACGACGAAGGAAAAGCAGTTAAAGCCGCTATCTGTGCAAGAAAGCTCGTTGATGCTGGCGTAATTGCAGTTATAGGTTCCTACACTTCCACATGCGCAGAAGCCGCAGAGCCAATCTATTACAGAGCTGGTGTTCTTCAGACATCTGACGGAACGAGCGACACACTCGTAAAACACGGATACTGGACATTCTTCAGAAACTCTTCTCCTAACTCCGCAGAAGCAAAATTCACAGCTGAATTTTTCTTAAAAAAACAGCACTATAAAAGAATCGCTTTAATTTCCGATTACTCTACATTCTCTGTTAACCTTACAAATGCAGTAGCAAAAGATATCAAGAAACTTGGTGGGAATATCGTATACCAGGGTAAGATCGTTTCCGGTTCTCAGAACTTTACACCTATTTTAACCAAGATTAAATCCTATCATCCTGATGTAATCTACTTCGGTGGTTATTATACAGACGGTGGTCTTATAAGGGCTCAGATGGTTCAACTTGGAATCAAGGCAGATTTCGTAGGCGGTGACTCCAATGACAACCCAGAGTTCTTAAAGCTTGCCGGCAAGGCTGCTGTTGGTGCATACTTAATCAACGTTCCACTTCCAAACATGCTCCCATATCCTGCAGCAAAAGAGTTCTTAAAAGCTTACAGAGAAACATATCATGAGAATCCAGCAAGCATTTGGACTCTCTTCAACGTTGACGGATTAAGAGTAATACTTTATGCAATCCAACAGACAAAATCACTCGACACAAAGAAAATCGCTCACTATTTACACTATGAACTCAAAGACTTCCCAGGTATAACAGGTCCTATAAGTTTTGCACCAAATGGCGAAAGAATCGGAAGTGCATACATGGCTTACCAGATAGGTCCAGATTTAAAATACCACATCGTTTACAAAGAGAAGTAA
- a CDS encoding aminotransferase class I/II-fold pyridoxal phosphate-dependent enzyme, giving the protein MDLFEKCYNFREAEEIRKIGLYPYFQPISSEQDTEVIINGKRILMLGSNSYLGLTVHPKVKEAAIKAIEKYGTGCAGSRFLNGTLDIHEELEERLAAFVNKEDALLFSTGFQANLGAIAGLVGKGEYVILDKSDHASIVDGSRLSFGTVKRFLHNDMESLEKVLASIEFEAGKLIVVDGVYSMDGDIANLPEMVKLKKKYNARLMVDDAHAFGVIGKNGRGTANHFGLEDEVDIIMGTFSKSFASLGGFIASDKEVIDYLRHFARSVIFSASITPASTAAVLAALDIMENEPELIDKLWANTERMRKGVVEMGYDIGTSCTPIIPLIVGDNETVLKMRRMLFDEGLFVNPVLSPAVPPNRALIRLSLMATHTFEQIDFALDKLYKVGKALKVI; this is encoded by the coding sequence ATGGATTTATTTGAGAAATGTTATAATTTTAGGGAAGCAGAAGAGATAAGAAAGATAGGTCTGTATCCCTATTTTCAGCCTATATCTTCAGAGCAGGATACAGAAGTTATCATAAACGGCAAAAGGATATTAATGCTTGGTTCCAATAGCTATCTTGGTTTGACGGTTCATCCGAAAGTCAAAGAAGCCGCAATTAAGGCTATAGAAAAATACGGAACAGGTTGTGCAGGTTCAAGGTTTTTAAATGGAACATTAGATATACACGAAGAGTTAGAAGAGAGACTTGCAGCTTTTGTTAACAAAGAAGATGCACTGCTGTTTAGTACGGGCTTTCAAGCAAACTTGGGTGCTATAGCTGGGCTTGTTGGTAAGGGCGAGTATGTAATCTTGGATAAGTCAGACCATGCAAGTATCGTCGATGGTTCAAGGTTGTCTTTTGGAACGGTTAAAAGATTTTTACACAACGACATGGAGTCGCTTGAAAAGGTTTTAGCATCAATTGAATTTGAAGCGGGTAAACTCATTGTTGTAGATGGTGTTTACAGTATGGATGGTGATATCGCCAATCTACCCGAAATGGTAAAACTTAAAAAGAAATACAATGCTCGATTGATGGTTGATGACGCTCATGCTTTTGGTGTTATTGGTAAGAATGGTCGTGGAACGGCTAATCATTTTGGTTTGGAAGATGAAGTTGACATCATAATGGGCACATTCAGTAAATCATTTGCTTCGCTTGGTGGTTTTATAGCATCCGATAAAGAAGTTATAGATTACCTAAGGCATTTTGCAAGAAGTGTTATTTTTTCTGCAAGCATAACGCCTGCTTCGACTGCTGCGGTTTTGGCTGCTTTAGATATTATGGAGAACGAGCCTGAGCTTATAGATAAGCTATGGGCAAACACAGAGAGAATGAGAAAAGGTGTTGTTGAAATGGGATATGACATTGGAACAAGTTGCACGCCAATAATTCCCTTGATTGTTGGAGATAACGAAACGGTTTTGAAGATGAGAAGAATGTTGTTTGATGAAGGTTTGTTTGTAAATCCCGTTTTGTCGCCTGCTGTTCCGCCAAATCGTGCTTTGATAAGATTGAGTCTTATGGCGACGCACACATTTGAACAGATAGATTTTGCCCTGGATAAGCTTTATAAGGTTGGCAAAGCATTGAAGGTCATATGA
- a CDS encoding DUF4160 domain-containing protein: protein MYCAPSEHEPPHIHAYYQYKVAIKIEDGEVIAEKFTS from the coding sequence ATGTATTGTGCACCTTCTGAGCATGAACCCCCACATATTCATGCATATTATCAATATAAAGTTGCTATTAAAATAGAAGACGGGGAAGTTATTGCTGAAAAATTTACCAGCTAA
- a CDS encoding DUF4160 domain-containing protein, with protein sequence MLKNLPAKQLKLVQAWIEIHKDELFADWTLSQKKGELPFKIEPLR encoded by the coding sequence TTGCTGAAAAATTTACCAGCTAAACAACTTAAGCTTGTTCAAGCTTGGATAGAGATACATAAGGATGAACTTTTTGCTGATTGGACTCTATCTCAAAAAAAAGGAGAATTACCATTCAAGATAGAACCTTTGAGATGA
- a CDS encoding DUF2442 domain-containing protein — MHIEVKSVKVLDNYILKIRFENNEEKIFDLEPYLGLGKFSELRDLDLFRRVRVVFDTIEWPNGVDFDPEFLYEHSVKEKSSSDKVGGIA; from the coding sequence ATGCATATCGAAGTGAAGAGTGTAAAGGTTCTGGATAATTATATATTAAAAATAAGGTTTGAAAATAACGAAGAGAAAATATTTGATTTGGAACCGTATCTTGGTTTGGGTAAATTTTCAGAGCTTAGGGATTTGGATCTTTTTAGAAGGGTTAGAGTTGTTTTTGACACAATAGAGTGGCCCAATGGTGTGGATTTTGATCCAGAGTTTCTATATGAGCACTCTGTAAAAGAGAAGAGTTCTTCGGATAAAGTTGGTGGAATTGCTTGA
- a CDS encoding proline dehydrogenase family protein translates to MSLFNKSVSLVIDKVPPQAVAVFAKRYIAGPELEDAIRVTKQLNAQGAMTTIDVLGEFVSNAEETIHFRNLAIKVLEAIDSHKLDANLSLKLTQMGLKLSKSLCLDNIEKIFKRATELGIFVRIDMEDSTCTDDTLEIYRNYRDEFNIGTVLQAYMRRTINDIEKLSDGRLNFRLCKGIYDEPRKIAYKEKDIVRDNFIYCLETLFKKKAYVGIATHDEYLVFHAERLIREYGLKRDEYEFQMLLGVDEELRNIILDNGHRLRVYVPFGRDWLPYSIRRLKENPNIVRSALEGYLK, encoded by the coding sequence ATGTCGCTTTTCAACAAAAGCGTAAGTCTTGTAATAGATAAAGTGCCACCGCAGGCGGTGGCTGTTTTTGCTAAAAGATACATAGCAGGCCCTGAACTCGAAGATGCAATAAGGGTAACAAAACAACTCAACGCTCAAGGTGCGATGACAACTATTGATGTCTTGGGTGAGTTTGTTTCTAATGCCGAAGAAACAATACACTTCAGAAACTTAGCCATAAAGGTTTTGGAAGCTATAGACAGCCACAAATTAGACGCTAACTTATCGCTAAAATTAACTCAAATGGGTTTAAAACTTTCAAAAAGTCTATGTCTTGACAATATAGAAAAGATATTTAAAAGAGCAACTGAACTTGGAATATTTGTCAGGATTGATATGGAAGATTCAACATGCACAGACGATACACTCGAGATTTATAGAAATTACAGGGATGAGTTTAATATAGGAACCGTACTTCAAGCATACATGAGAAGAACAATAAACGACATAGAGAAATTGTCAGATGGAAGACTAAATTTCAGACTATGCAAAGGTATTTACGACGAACCAAGGAAAATAGCATATAAAGAGAAAGATATCGTAAGAGACAACTTTATATATTGTCTTGAGACGCTTTTTAAGAAGAAGGCTTATGTAGGAATAGCTACGCACGACGAATACTTAGTATTCCATGCAGAGAGACTAATCAGAGAATACGGATTGAAAAGAGATGAGTACGAATTCCAGATGTTGCTCGGAGTTGACGAAGAGTTAAGAAATATTATTTTGGATAACGGCCACAGATTAAGGGTTTATGTTCCATTTGGAAGAGATTGGCTGCCTTACTCAATCAGAAGACTCAAAGAGAACCCAAACATTGTAAGGTCTGCTTTAGAAGGCTATCTAAAATAA
- the pruA gene encoding L-glutamate gamma-semialdehyde dehydrogenase: protein MRNTIARIPIPTNEPVYSYAPGTEEREKLKEAIKEIKSQEIEIPLIIGGEEIKTGNVAKIVEPHDTKSVLGVYHMAGEKEINMAIDAAMQAAKKWREYDWIDRAAIFLKAAELLSTKYRYLINAATMLSLSKNVFQAEIDSACELIDFLRFNLFYMQKIYEEQPLYSPKGTWNIMQYRPLEGFIFAVPPFNFVSIAGNLPTAPAMMGNVVLWKPAESSVYAPYIFMKILQEAGLPDGVINFIPAIGREIGHFVFASEHFAGIHFTGSVPTFNKMWQMMAENIHKYKAYPRIVGETGGKDYIFVHKSANRRKLITAIVRGAYEYQGQKCSAVSRVYIPKSMWSEIKDDLFKEIDKIKMGSPEDFTNFMNALIDEKAFKKVTSYIDYAKNASDAEIVKGGGYDNSKGWFVEPTVILTENPHFKTMEEEIFGPVVTIYPYDDDKYIETLHLCDQTSPYGLTGAIFSEDRDATRVAIDILEGSAGNFYINDKPTGAVVGQQPFGGTRGSGTNDKAGSHLNLLRWVTPRAIKENFIAPESFEYPFMAEE from the coding sequence ATGCGCAACACCATAGCAAGAATCCCAATCCCAACAAATGAGCCGGTTTATTCCTATGCACCAGGAACGGAAGAGAGAGAAAAATTAAAAGAAGCCATCAAAGAGATAAAATCCCAAGAGATTGAGATTCCTTTGATAATCGGCGGAGAAGAGATAAAAACAGGTAATGTAGCAAAAATCGTTGAGCCGCACGACACAAAATCGGTTCTCGGCGTCTATCACATGGCAGGAGAAAAAGAGATAAACATGGCAATAGATGCAGCAATGCAGGCAGCTAAAAAGTGGAGAGAGTATGATTGGATTGACAGAGCTGCCATATTCTTGAAGGCTGCAGAGCTTTTAAGCACAAAATACAGATATCTGATAAATGCTGCAACCATGCTCTCTTTAAGCAAAAATGTATTCCAGGCAGAGATAGACTCAGCTTGTGAGCTTATAGACTTTCTAAGGTTTAACCTGTTCTATATGCAGAAAATTTACGAAGAGCAGCCTTTATATTCACCAAAAGGCACATGGAACATAATGCAGTATAGACCTTTGGAAGGATTCATCTTTGCTGTTCCACCTTTCAACTTCGTATCAATTGCAGGAAATCTGCCAACAGCACCGGCAATGATGGGTAATGTTGTCTTATGGAAACCAGCAGAAAGTTCTGTTTATGCACCATATATTTTCATGAAAATCTTGCAGGAAGCTGGTCTGCCAGACGGTGTAATTAACTTTATACCTGCAATTGGAAGAGAAATTGGTCATTTCGTATTTGCATCTGAACACTTTGCAGGCATCCACTTTACAGGAAGCGTGCCAACATTTAACAAGATGTGGCAAATGATGGCAGAAAACATTCACAAATACAAAGCATATCCCAGAATCGTCGGTGAAACGGGTGGAAAAGATTACATATTTGTTCATAAGTCAGCAAACAGAAGAAAATTAATTACAGCTATAGTAAGAGGAGCATACGAATATCAGGGACAGAAGTGCTCTGCTGTCTCAAGGGTCTATATACCAAAATCTATGTGGAGCGAAATAAAGGATGACTTATTCAAAGAGATTGACAAGATAAAGATGGGTTCACCAGAAGATTTCACAAACTTTATGAACGCCCTAATCGACGAAAAAGCCTTTAAAAAAGTTACAAGCTACATAGACTATGCAAAAAATGCAAGCGATGCTGAGATTGTAAAAGGCGGTGGATACGACAACTCTAAGGGTTGGTTTGTTGAGCCAACAGTCATCTTAACAGAAAACCCACACTTCAAAACAATGGAAGAAGAGATATTTGGCCCGGTCGTAACGATTTATCCTTACGATGATGATAAATATATTGAAACACTACATCTGTGCGACCAGACAAGCCCATACGGATTGACTGGTGCAATCTTCTCAGAAGACAGAGATGCAACAAGAGTAGCTATAGATATACTTGAAGGCAGTGCAGGAAACTTCTACATAAACGACAAACCAACAGGTGCAGTCGTTGGCCAGCAGCCATTTGGCGGAACAAGAGGCAGTGGAACAAACGACAAAGCAGGAAGTCATCTAAATCTTTTAAGATGGGTAACACCAAGGGCAATTAAAGAAAACTTCATAGCACCAGAAAGTTTTGAATATCCATTCATGGCGGAGGAGTAA
- a CDS encoding DNA polymerase III subunit delta gives MNQKELKQKIEKNQIENFYIFCGEDYFLKEIYAKRIADKRRLKLKKLFIENEDELEDLKTKLLSEGLFEKEKKLFYCKPLFEIEKINLPKPKSNVVIIDLIKCKKFDNVITFEPPTEKEIEDFIVKTVRKQKKQIDKEAVNRLLNLFISTKNTTYMNNALSMLLLFTLNKTVITKEDVEKCLTITLKPDFRFFIETIAKNRLDKMAENLDSLLSQFPPPLFIHLFSGELIKAYSSCIMNRDTFSETFNRASFDRYRKICETIGKNKIEKILEELYELDKISKSSSEKNMDILIKTRLSLWSIQK, from the coding sequence ATGAATCAAAAAGAGCTAAAGCAGAAAATTGAAAAGAATCAAATAGAAAACTTCTATATCTTCTGCGGCGAAGATTACTTTCTAAAAGAGATATATGCAAAAAGAATAGCCGACAAACGCAGACTAAAACTAAAAAAACTCTTTATAGAAAACGAAGATGAGCTTGAAGATTTAAAAACAAAGCTTTTATCAGAAGGTTTGTTCGAAAAAGAGAAAAAGCTATTTTACTGCAAACCCTTGTTCGAGATAGAGAAAATAAACCTACCAAAGCCCAAAAGCAATGTTGTAATCATCGATTTGATTAAGTGTAAAAAGTTTGACAATGTCATAACATTTGAGCCGCCAACAGAAAAAGAGATAGAAGATTTCATCGTAAAAACAGTAAGAAAACAGAAAAAACAGATAGACAAAGAAGCCGTAAACAGATTATTAAACCTTTTCATAAGCACAAAAAACACAACATACATGAACAACGCACTGTCTATGCTCTTACTTTTCACCCTAAACAAAACAGTTATAACAAAGGAAGATGTCGAAAAGTGCTTAACTATAACCTTAAAACCAGACTTCAGGTTTTTTATAGAGACAATAGCAAAAAACAGACTTGACAAGATGGCTGAAAATTTAGACAGCCTACTATCTCAATTCCCGCCACCATTGTTTATTCACCTATTCAGCGGAGAGTTAATAAAAGCCTACTCATCATGCATAATGAACAGAGATACATTTTCAGAGACTTTCAACAGGGCAAGCTTTGATAGATACAGAAAAATATGTGAGACAATAGGGAAAAATAAGATAGAGAAAATACTTGAAGAGCTGTATGAGTTAGATAAAATATCAAAAAGCTCATCGGAGAAGAACATGGATATCTTGATAAAGACAAGGTTGAGCCTATGGAGTATCCAGAAGTAG